A window of Pseudodesulfovibrio hydrargyri contains these coding sequences:
- a CDS encoding RrF2 family transcriptional regulator, with the protein MKLTTRSRYGTRMMLDIAQHGKEGPVRIQDIADRQGVSAKYLEKLIRKLKDVGFVKSKRGPRGGHSLAKPAAEIPIGEVVHALEGDGSLVECRSGDKGCARIRECLTRRLWQEAADAMYARLNTFTLADLIDDAEQCSSSDIEPWSRGGF; encoded by the coding sequence ATGAAACTGACCACACGCAGCCGCTACGGCACGCGCATGATGCTCGACATCGCCCAGCATGGGAAGGAGGGGCCGGTGCGCATCCAGGACATCGCCGACCGCCAGGGCGTCTCGGCCAAGTACCTGGAAAAGCTGATCCGCAAGCTCAAGGACGTGGGTTTCGTCAAGTCCAAGCGCGGCCCCCGGGGCGGCCATTCCCTGGCCAAGCCCGCGGCCGAGATCCCCATCGGCGAGGTGGTCCACGCGCTTGAGGGCGACGGCTCCCTGGTGGAGTGCCGGTCCGGCGACAAGGGGTGCGCCCGCATCAGGGAGTGCCTGACCCGCCGGTTGTGGCAGGAGGCCGCCGACGCCATGTACGCCCGGCTGAACACCTTTACCCTGGCCGACCTGATCGACGACGCCGAGCAGTGTTCGAGTTCGGACATCGAACCGTGGAGCCGGGGCGGATTCTGA
- the pyk gene encoding pyruvate kinase: MDRHIKIIATLGPGTESYEAVKELVESGAKIFRLNFSHGGKEFFAKMVEIIRRLEQETGLTLTVLQDLSGPKIRTCDVGLGAIEVTKGTEVLLGTPDKAEGVTEPFICLNIPEMFQGVKVGDPVALSDGMIRFNVVKIEGENLIRLKAANSGMCPPRKGITFPGTKTPLAPLTDKDKADLAIGMELGVDVVAMSFVQKPEDIRHLRKEMLKHGRGLPIIAKLERTAALDCLDQILQEADGIMVARGDLGLELDLAELPVAQKRIIKQCNQAGKPVIVATQMLLSMVNSPMATRAETTDVANAILDGADCVMLSEETAIGNYPGETVRFMRKIAYQIEAFMFESGPEELDRGGARDNPSTFLAYAAAMLARKTKARAIVCHSTSGATSRLLSSCRPGQSVYALSSDPIVRHFTNLSWGVIPAIPLDVIHDHQERAEVFVRQCPDFVEGDIVIITAGQPEQGKSTTQTNVVKLYEKLIKEED, from the coding sequence ATGGACAGGCACATCAAGATCATCGCCACCCTCGGCCCGGGCACCGAGTCCTACGAGGCGGTCAAGGAGCTGGTCGAGTCCGGGGCCAAGATCTTCCGGCTCAACTTCTCCCACGGTGGCAAGGAGTTCTTCGCCAAGATGGTCGAGATCATCCGCCGACTGGAACAGGAGACCGGCCTGACCCTGACCGTGCTCCAGGACCTGTCCGGGCCCAAGATCCGGACCTGCGACGTGGGGCTGGGGGCCATCGAGGTGACCAAGGGGACCGAGGTCCTGCTCGGCACCCCGGACAAGGCCGAGGGCGTGACCGAGCCGTTCATCTGCCTGAACATCCCGGAGATGTTCCAGGGCGTGAAGGTCGGCGACCCCGTGGCCCTGTCCGATGGCATGATCCGCTTCAACGTGGTCAAGATCGAGGGCGAGAACCTCATCCGCCTCAAGGCCGCCAACTCGGGCATGTGCCCGCCGCGCAAGGGCATCACCTTCCCCGGCACCAAGACCCCGCTGGCCCCGCTGACCGACAAGGACAAGGCGGACCTGGCCATCGGCATGGAACTGGGCGTGGACGTGGTGGCCATGAGCTTCGTCCAGAAGCCCGAGGACATTCGCCACTTGCGCAAGGAGATGCTCAAGCACGGCAGAGGGCTGCCCATCATCGCCAAGCTCGAGCGCACCGCGGCCCTGGACTGCCTGGATCAGATTCTTCAGGAGGCCGACGGCATCATGGTCGCGCGCGGCGATCTCGGCCTGGAACTGGACCTGGCCGAGCTGCCCGTGGCCCAGAAGCGCATCATCAAGCAGTGCAACCAGGCGGGCAAGCCGGTCATCGTGGCCACCCAGATGCTGCTTTCCATGGTCAACTCACCCATGGCCACCCGGGCCGAAACCACGGACGTGGCCAACGCCATCCTGGACGGCGCGGACTGCGTCATGCTTTCCGAGGAGACGGCCATCGGCAACTATCCGGGCGAAACCGTCCGGTTCATGCGCAAGATCGCCTACCAGATCGAGGCCTTCATGTTCGAGTCCGGGCCCGAGGAGCTGGACCGGGGCGGGGCCAGGGACAATCCCTCGACCTTCCTGGCCTACGCCGCGGCCATGCTGGCGCGCAAGACCAAGGCCCGGGCCATCGTCTGCCACTCCACCTCCGGAGCGACCTCCAGGCTGCTCTCGTCGTGCAGGCCCGGCCAGTCGGTCTACGCCCTGTCGTCCGACCCCATCGTCAGGCATTTCACCAATCTGTCCTGGGGGGTCATTCCCGCCATCCCCCTGGACGTCATCCACGACCATCAGGAACGCGCCGAGGTCTTTGTCCGGCAGTGCCCCGATTTCGTGGAAGGGGACATCGTCATCATCACGGCCGGCCAGCCCGAGCAGGGCAAGTCCACCACCCAGACCAACGTGGTCAAACTGTACGAGAAACTGATCAAGGAAGAGGATTAG
- the trhA gene encoding PAQR family membrane homeostasis protein TrhA, with translation MILSLRDPVSGLTHCIAAALAVLGTVLLIVRAASPALPWHIVAFSVFGGGMILLYTASTLYHWLPVSERGVSLLRRVDHSMIFFYIAATYTPICLIPLRGPWGWSLFGVVWGIAIGGIVMKVFWITAPRWLSTGIYLAMGWLVLVGIYPLVQAMSAASLAWLVAGGLAYSLGAVIYAVKWPDPLPRRFGFHEIFHLFVIGGSACHYVVMYCYV, from the coding sequence ATGATCCTATCGCTTCGTGACCCGGTCAGCGGATTGACCCATTGCATCGCGGCGGCCCTGGCCGTGCTCGGCACGGTCCTGCTCATCGTCCGCGCGGCCAGCCCGGCCCTGCCGTGGCACATCGTCGCCTTCTCCGTCTTCGGCGGGGGCATGATCCTGCTCTACACCGCCTCCACCCTGTATCACTGGCTGCCCGTGAGCGAGCGGGGCGTCAGCCTCCTGCGCCGGGTGGACCATTCCATGATCTTCTTCTATATCGCGGCCACCTACACGCCCATCTGCCTCATCCCTCTGCGCGGCCCCTGGGGCTGGTCCCTGTTCGGGGTGGTCTGGGGAATCGCCATCGGCGGCATCGTCATGAAGGTCTTCTGGATCACGGCCCCGCGCTGGCTGTCCACGGGCATCTACCTGGCCATGGGCTGGCTCGTCCTGGTGGGCATCTACCCGCTGGTCCAGGCCATGTCCGCCGCCTCACTGGCCTGGCTCGTGGCCGGGGGGCTGGCCTATTCCCTGGGCGCGGTCATCTACGCCGTGAAGTGGCCCGACCCGCTCCCCAGGCGTTTCGGCTTCCACGAGATATTCCACCTCTTCGTCATCGGCGGCAGCGCCTGTCACTACGTGGTCATGTACTGCTACGTGTAG
- the cbiM gene encoding cobalt transporter CbiM: protein MHISEGVLSWPVLAGGAVLAVAGTAIGLKKIDYDRIMSVAILAATFFIASLIHVPIGPSSAHLILGGLLGVILGWAAFPAILVGLALQAVLFQYGGLTVLGVNCFDMAAPAVLCHYLFRPMLRRGAGSRFAGAFACGFLAMLLSATLTAAALALSGDEFVEAAQVLFIAHLPIMAVEGVITGFAYSFLSKVKPEVLGC, encoded by the coding sequence ATGCACATTTCGGAAGGGGTTCTATCCTGGCCTGTCCTGGCGGGCGGGGCGGTTCTCGCCGTGGCCGGAACGGCCATCGGCCTGAAAAAGATCGACTATGACCGGATCATGTCCGTGGCCATCCTGGCCGCCACCTTTTTCATCGCCTCGCTGATCCACGTGCCCATCGGCCCGTCCAGCGCCCACCTCATCCTGGGCGGCCTGCTCGGCGTGATCCTGGGCTGGGCGGCCTTTCCGGCCATTCTCGTGGGGCTGGCCCTCCAGGCCGTGCTCTTCCAATACGGCGGCCTGACCGTGCTCGGGGTCAACTGTTTCGACATGGCCGCGCCCGCCGTGCTCTGTCATTACCTGTTCCGGCCCATGCTCCGGCGGGGCGCGGGCAGCCGGTTCGCCGGGGCCTTCGCCTGCGGGTTCCTGGCCATGCTGCTCAGCGCCACCCTGACCGCTGCGGCCCTGGCCCTGTCCGGGGACGAGTTCGTGGAGGCGGCCCAGGTGCTGTTCATCGCCCACCTGCCGATCATGGCCGTCGAGGGCGTCATCACCGGTTTCGCCTATTCGTTCCTGTCCAAGGTCAAGCCCGAGGTCCTGGGCTGCTGA
- a CDS encoding class I SAM-dependent methyltransferase — protein MITRVYIPMDEYVDLLPAILEAGIPNHKARPRPVLDLCGLRCMFLTFEGVDAYVRTPFAFPFVISVLRGEFRQPMHRLEEVDWLYLGGDKAGFVSALAEHARATGEEAELIPFRELSGAVPQQPREGEFHVTIPRNTVNYNENSWVKNKDVLSGVPPESWGRKTANNTGSYARLIERLAVPHLPRPPRVIVDLGSGLGYTTAELARLHPEARVFGLELSDSALEVARASFDEPNLTFLKHDISEPLDFGEGAIDLLVSVNALAYARDQKRSADDIFAKLSPDGIFFNHSRIGYSHDFWEFPYSLVWPLIFQIYPETWAGAASERGLNTRMLPPQLSRRLTPWSFMHPMSQGTMRALERCSLRYQEEDVAEYLPCTTHALLLHSRHVEDNMESHLSGGPSRGETLAHCLGLLSEMPDYMQDMALRSRRENAKSMGLGDVGMDYCRRFVAGGVAF, from the coding sequence ATGATTACCAGAGTCTACATCCCGATGGATGAGTATGTTGACCTGCTCCCCGCCATCCTGGAAGCCGGCATCCCCAATCATAAGGCCAGGCCCCGGCCCGTGCTCGATCTCTGTGGCCTGCGCTGCATGTTCCTTACCTTCGAGGGGGTGGACGCCTACGTTCGGACCCCGTTCGCCTTCCCCTTCGTCATTTCGGTGCTGCGCGGGGAGTTCCGCCAGCCCATGCACCGCCTGGAGGAGGTGGACTGGCTGTATCTCGGGGGGGATAAGGCGGGCTTTGTCTCGGCCCTGGCCGAGCACGCCAGGGCCACGGGCGAGGAGGCCGAACTGATTCCGTTCCGGGAGTTGTCCGGGGCCGTCCCGCAGCAGCCGCGCGAGGGTGAGTTCCACGTGACCATCCCGCGCAATACGGTCAACTACAACGAGAACAGCTGGGTTAAGAACAAGGATGTCCTGTCCGGCGTCCCACCTGAGTCGTGGGGCCGGAAAACGGCCAACAACACCGGCAGCTACGCGCGTCTGATCGAGCGCCTGGCCGTGCCGCACCTGCCCCGGCCGCCCCGGGTCATCGTCGACCTCGGCAGCGGCCTGGGCTACACCACCGCCGAACTGGCCCGGCTCCATCCCGAGGCGCGGGTCTTCGGGCTCGAACTGTCGGACTCGGCCCTGGAGGTGGCCCGTGCCTCCTTTGACGAGCCGAACCTGACCTTCCTCAAACACGATATTTCCGAACCGTTGGATTTCGGCGAAGGAGCCATCGACCTCCTGGTCAGCGTCAACGCCCTGGCCTACGCCCGTGACCAGAAACGGAGCGCGGACGACATCTTCGCCAAGCTTTCGCCCGACGGCATCTTCTTCAACCACAGCCGGATCGGCTATTCCCACGATTTCTGGGAGTTCCCCTACAGCCTGGTCTGGCCCCTGATCTTCCAGATATATCCCGAGACCTGGGCCGGGGCCGCCAGTGAGCGCGGGCTCAATACCCGGATGCTGCCGCCGCAGCTGAGCCGCCGCCTGACCCCCTGGAGCTTCATGCACCCCATGTCCCAGGGAACCATGCGGGCCCTGGAACGGTGCAGCCTGCGCTATCAGGAGGAGGACGTGGCGGAGTACCTGCCGTGCACCACCCATGCGTTGCTGCTCCATTCGCGGCACGTGGAGGACAACATGGAAAGCCACCTGAGCGGCGGCCCGTCCAGGGGGGAGACCCTGGCCCACTGCCTGGGCCTGCTTTCGGAAATGCCGGACTACATGCAGGACATGGCCCTGCGCAGCCGCCGGGAAAACGCCAAGTCCATGGGGCTCGGCGACGTGGGCATGGATTACTGCCGCCGTTTCGTCGCCGGCGGTGTCGCCTTCTAG
- a CDS encoding HD-GYP domain-containing protein, with protein sequence MRADQKHDIPDGLNEEYYQVSEDILGSFNKYRPPLNIFTFKEDVARVVPYYKVGGRLSNDQVEELAGLTNEGLVFVSREDHPVYVKHISYQLDLVLVDGNLKEKEIADIFTQALTRRLAEFFEQPVKAVFDKLWVDLMVLSEYLYADIRRARALVRRLHREHTLENHSMNTGFLGLALWGKIKEKGFAEGVKRANFDRVLAGLFLHDLGMAKVPVFIRTKDKPLTGDERGKVNAHTKVGFEMLGKLGLRYAEMDQCVTEHHERMNGSGYPLKSVKQEFPGRLTAVADSFCAMITKRPYAEPMGPVQAANALAQDPRYDPEITKALQMLLLIDLKMK encoded by the coding sequence ATGCGAGCCGACCAGAAGCACGACATTCCCGACGGACTCAACGAAGAGTATTACCAAGTCAGCGAGGACATCCTGGGCAGCTTCAACAAATACAGGCCCCCCCTGAACATATTCACCTTCAAGGAGGACGTCGCCCGGGTGGTGCCGTACTACAAGGTCGGCGGCAGGCTGTCCAACGACCAGGTGGAGGAACTGGCCGGGCTGACCAACGAGGGGCTGGTCTTCGTCTCCCGCGAGGACCATCCGGTCTACGTCAAGCACATCAGCTACCAGCTCGACCTGGTCCTGGTGGACGGGAACCTCAAGGAAAAGGAGATCGCGGACATCTTCACCCAGGCCCTGACCCGCAGGCTGGCCGAGTTCTTCGAGCAGCCGGTCAAGGCGGTCTTCGACAAGCTCTGGGTGGACCTCATGGTCCTGTCCGAATACCTCTACGCGGACATCCGCCGCGCCCGCGCCCTGGTCCGGAGGCTGCACCGGGAGCATACCCTGGAGAACCACTCCATGAACACCGGCTTCCTCGGCCTGGCCCTGTGGGGCAAGATCAAGGAGAAGGGGTTCGCCGAAGGGGTCAAGCGGGCAAACTTCGACCGGGTCCTGGCCGGGCTCTTCCTGCACGATCTGGGCATGGCCAAGGTGCCCGTCTTCATCCGCACCAAGGACAAGCCGCTGACCGGCGACGAGCGCGGCAAGGTCAACGCCCACACCAAGGTGGGCTTCGAGATGCTCGGCAAGCTCGGCCTGCGCTACGCCGAGATGGACCAGTGCGTGACCGAGCACCACGAGCGCATGAACGGCTCGGGCTATCCACTCAAGTCGGTCAAGCAGGAGTTCCCGGGCAGGCTGACCGCCGTGGCCGACTCCTTTTGCGCCATGATCACCAAACGGCCGTACGCCGAACCCATGGGCCCGGTCCAGGCGGCCAATGCCCTGGCCCAGGACCCGCGCTACGATCCGGAGATCACCAAGGCGTTGCAGATGCTCCTGCTCATCGACCTGAAGATGAAGTAG
- a CDS encoding DUF3108 domain-containing protein: MRKIFLTAVLLLFLAVPARSAEDPAPPFGPGERLYYDIYWTVIHAGRAELTCMDDTEMDGRPARYFLAKARTQGWVDNFYKVRDTMEAWTDMDVNYALRYKKDQNEGSYHKKVELVFDKQANQSYRYARGKLQHTLDQPENVFDPMSILFAFRKEALYKGMEFDANVSDGKVSVVGKAFVEDRETVETGIGDVEAYRVRLDIKHLSGVFKKSKKAELYVWFSADERRIPVKVRSKVAVGHFSMTLREYYPPARG, translated from the coding sequence ATGCGTAAGATTTTCCTGACCGCCGTTTTGCTGCTGTTCCTGGCCGTCCCGGCCCGGTCGGCCGAGGACCCGGCCCCGCCCTTCGGGCCGGGCGAAAGGCTCTACTACGACATCTACTGGACCGTGATCCACGCGGGCCGGGCCGAGCTGACTTGCATGGACGACACGGAGATGGACGGCCGGCCCGCGCGCTATTTCCTCGCCAAGGCCAGGACCCAGGGCTGGGTGGACAACTTCTACAAGGTCCGGGACACCATGGAGGCCTGGACCGACATGGATGTGAATTACGCCCTGCGCTACAAAAAGGACCAGAACGAAGGGTCCTATCACAAGAAGGTGGAGCTCGTCTTCGACAAGCAGGCCAACCAGTCGTACCGCTATGCCCGGGGCAAGCTGCAGCACACCCTCGACCAGCCGGAAAACGTCTTTGACCCCATGTCCATCCTGTTCGCCTTCCGCAAGGAGGCTCTGTACAAAGGCATGGAGTTCGACGCCAACGTATCGGACGGCAAGGTCTCGGTGGTGGGCAAGGCGTTCGTGGAGGACAGGGAGACCGTGGAGACCGGCATCGGCGACGTGGAGGCCTATCGCGTGCGCCTGGACATCAAACACCTGTCCGGCGTGTTCAAGAAGTCCAAAAAGGCCGAGCTGTACGTCTGGTTCTCCGCCGACGAGCGGCGCATCCCGGTCAAGGTCAGGTCCAAGGTGGCGGTGGGCCACTTCTCCATGACCCTGCGCGAGTATTACCCGCCAGCCAGGGGCTAG
- a CDS encoding HD domain-containing protein, with amino-acid sequence MSVIIRKSLLELIFSGAFMKRWNDKLRPMELVEVDKQGHKLIVAWLLFLLNSRDMDVARKRALGESIIEGGIFDYLYRLVITDIKPPVFYRIKENAEDYATLTNWVLKELTPRIMPLGADFMRRMNEYLMHPEDKGLARRILHAAHLYASYSEFKLLKSINRMDHELTEIEQSFIDRLEAMRDLNGVSELLDEDGSVLGGFARMCGRLRFQKRWSQTPRVPETSVLGHMFIVAAYSWFFSMEVGACRARSQNNFFSGLFHDLPELLTRDIISPVKGASRDISELIHEYEILELHRVVLNPLKQGGYTDITERLEYFLGLEVGSEFKATVVLDGVVTEAPEADLAGKYNHDTLDPKDGPLLKVSDSIAAYIEAHTALKNGISSDQLHHALYRIQQTYKERPVVAGVQVSALLADFD; translated from the coding sequence ATGTCGGTCATCATTCGAAAAAGCCTGCTCGAACTCATCTTTTCCGGCGCGTTCATGAAGCGCTGGAACGACAAGCTGCGGCCCATGGAGCTGGTGGAGGTGGACAAGCAGGGGCACAAGCTGATCGTCGCCTGGCTGCTCTTCCTGCTCAACTCCCGGGACATGGACGTGGCCCGCAAGCGGGCGCTGGGCGAATCGATCATCGAGGGCGGCATCTTCGACTACCTCTACCGCCTGGTCATCACGGACATCAAGCCGCCGGTCTTCTACCGCATCAAGGAGAATGCCGAGGACTACGCCACCCTGACCAACTGGGTGCTCAAGGAGCTGACCCCGCGCATCATGCCGCTGGGCGCGGACTTCATGCGGCGCATGAACGAGTACCTGATGCACCCCGAGGACAAGGGCCTGGCCCGGCGCATCCTGCACGCCGCCCACCTGTACGCCAGCTACTCGGAGTTCAAGCTGCTCAAGTCCATCAACCGCATGGACCACGAGCTGACCGAGATAGAACAGAGCTTCATCGACCGGCTGGAGGCCATGCGCGACCTGAACGGCGTGTCCGAGCTGCTCGACGAGGACGGCTCGGTGCTCGGAGGGTTCGCGCGCATGTGCGGGCGGCTGCGCTTCCAGAAGCGCTGGTCCCAGACCCCGCGCGTGCCCGAGACCTCGGTGCTCGGCCACATGTTCATCGTGGCCGCCTATTCCTGGTTCTTCTCCATGGAGGTGGGCGCGTGCCGGGCCCGCAGCCAGAACAACTTCTTCTCCGGCCTGTTCCACGACCTGCCCGAGCTGCTGACCCGGGACATCATCTCCCCGGTCAAGGGCGCGTCGCGCGACATCAGCGAGCTGATCCACGAGTACGAGATCCTGGAGCTGCACCGGGTGGTCCTCAACCCGCTCAAACAGGGCGGGTACACGGACATCACCGAACGGCTGGAGTATTTCCTGGGCCTGGAGGTGGGCAGCGAGTTCAAGGCCACCGTGGTCCTGGACGGCGTGGTCACCGAGGCCCCGGAGGCCGATCTGGCCGGGAAGTACAACCACGACACCCTGGACCCCAAGGACGGCCCCCTGCTCAAGGTCTCGGACTCCATCGCGGCCTATATCGAGGCCCACACCGCGCTCAAGAACGGCATTTCCTCGGACCAGCTGCACCACGCCCTGTACCGCATCCAGCAGACCTACAAGGAGCGCCCGGTCGTGGCCGGGGTCCAGGTCAGCGCCCTGCTGGCGGATTTCGACTAG
- a CDS encoding CBS domain-containing protein — translation MMLRKRAWDMMRDEYPTVQEDASLAEAIRVMREAMVEAPDSQVVVVQTKGGKLKGTINLWQLFKAVKQSVLKDENLTLDGEVDWDQQFANACLICTQLRLDEYIIPNPPLLKPNDPILVVLDVFLKSRRDWALVVEADKVMGVVYVTDVYRDMTRDMVQIFKK, via the coding sequence ATGATGCTCAGAAAACGCGCCTGGGACATGATGCGCGACGAATACCCGACCGTACAGGAAGACGCCAGCCTGGCCGAGGCCATCCGCGTCATGCGCGAGGCCATGGTCGAGGCCCCGGACTCGCAGGTGGTGGTGGTCCAGACCAAGGGCGGCAAGCTCAAGGGGACCATCAACCTCTGGCAGCTCTTCAAGGCGGTCAAGCAATCCGTGCTCAAGGACGAGAACCTGACCCTGGACGGCGAGGTCGACTGGGACCAGCAGTTCGCCAACGCCTGCCTGATCTGCACCCAGCTGCGGCTCGACGAATACATCATCCCCAACCCGCCGCTGCTCAAGCCCAACGATCCCATCCTGGTGGTCCTGGACGTGTTCCTCAAGTCCCGCCGCGACTGGGCCCTGGTGGTCGAGGCCGACAAGGTCATGGGCGTGGTCTACGTGACCGACGTGTACCGCGACATGACCCGCGACATGGTCCAGATCTTCAAGAAGTAG
- a CDS encoding ABC transporter substrate-binding protein — translation MMDSPRQSRAGSGVHAGGLPLLKLLLCCAFWLSLPLAALAGEFRILVVPKAESTRYWQAVKQGALDAGRECGAEVVFRGALLQEEVKAQQAILAEAMQDRPDAIVIAPTHTTLLADALNEARQRGTLVLGIDSSMEGVELTSYIATDNEAAGREAAEYLLGLTHGNGAALLLRHADDNGSTLDRERGFAETLAARAPGMKLIDAGFVGVSIGNAYHRTLTLLQEHPDVRAVFASSEKISIGCIQALRELNLGRRVRVLVFDETPEVREALRDKLIDAFMIQQPYRMGYLGVSTACDALKGKPVPERVVTRVKLVTDAGALRPETE, via the coding sequence ATGATGGATAGCCCGAGACAATCCCGCGCCGGAAGCGGCGTCCACGCCGGGGGATTGCCCCTGCTGAAGCTGTTGTTGTGTTGCGCCTTCTGGCTTTCCCTGCCCCTGGCCGCCCTGGCCGGGGAGTTCAGGATACTGGTCGTTCCCAAGGCCGAATCGACCCGCTACTGGCAGGCGGTCAAGCAGGGCGCACTGGACGCGGGCAGGGAGTGCGGCGCGGAGGTCGTCTTCCGGGGGGCACTGCTCCAGGAGGAGGTCAAGGCGCAGCAGGCCATCCTCGCCGAGGCCATGCAGGATAGGCCCGACGCCATCGTCATCGCGCCTACCCACACCACGCTGCTGGCGGACGCCCTGAACGAGGCCCGGCAACGGGGCACCCTGGTGCTGGGCATCGACTCGTCCATGGAAGGGGTGGAGCTGACCAGCTACATCGCCACGGACAACGAGGCCGCCGGGCGCGAGGCCGCGGAGTACCTGCTCGGGCTCACCCACGGCAACGGGGCCGCGCTGCTCCTGCGTCACGCGGACGACAACGGGTCCACCCTGGACCGCGAACGGGGCTTTGCCGAAACCCTGGCGGCCCGGGCACCGGGCATGAAGCTGATCGACGCCGGGTTCGTCGGCGTGAGCATCGGCAACGCCTACCATCGCACCCTGACCCTGCTCCAGGAGCACCCGGACGTCAGGGCGGTCTTCGCCTCGTCGGAAAAGATATCCATCGGCTGCATCCAGGCGTTGCGCGAGCTGAACCTGGGGCGCAGGGTGCGGGTCCTGGTCTTCGACGAGACCCCGGAAGTCCGCGAGGCCCTGCGGGACAAGCTCATCGACGCCTTCATGATCCAGCAACCCTACCGCATGGGCTACCTCGGGGTGAGCACCGCCTGCGACGCCCTGAAGGGCAAGCCGGTCCCGGAACGCGTCGTCACCAGGGTGAAGCTCGTGACCGACGCCGGGGCGTTGCGGCCAGAGACCGAGTAG
- the rlmD gene encoding 23S rRNA (uracil(1939)-C(5))-methyltransferase RlmD has product MPLQKDEVIECSIESLAFGGRGVAHVDGMAVFVAGGLPGDTVTARVVKAKKRFAEAALESVVTPSDRRVKPKCPHFGQCGGCAAQDLEYGEQVAQKAAQVENALRRIGGVEGFAMDAPAPSPVVWNYRNKMEFVFEQRADGLHLGLRANLPAGEKGLAPVLDIEECHLCARRDVEILRAAREFARASGLPAFDPSENSGFWRHLVVRHTSLNEIMVHVITGEETRHYARAEELGKALVDRFPDLTSFVHSSRARRSLAASGEKTVFRLGARAVEEMVEHDGRQARYHIGPNAFFQTNTAGAGELFGTVREFGGFTGTETVLDLYCGIGAIGIFLADKAARVIGFEISEEAVAKAWSSAKLNGLDNCEFAVGTLDTDANLKALPENDVLVIDPPRAGMHENTARAILELAPPKIIAVSCDPATLARDVKRLSERYELKRARAVDMFPHTHHIETVALLELK; this is encoded by the coding sequence ATGCCCTTGCAGAAAGACGAAGTCATAGAATGTTCCATCGAGTCCCTGGCTTTTGGCGGCCGGGGCGTGGCCCACGTGGACGGCATGGCCGTGTTCGTGGCGGGCGGATTGCCCGGCGACACGGTCACGGCCCGCGTGGTCAAGGCCAAGAAGCGGTTCGCCGAGGCCGCGCTCGAATCAGTGGTCACCCCTTCGGACCGCCGCGTGAAGCCTAAGTGTCCCCACTTCGGGCAGTGCGGCGGCTGCGCCGCGCAGGATCTGGAATACGGCGAGCAGGTGGCCCAGAAGGCGGCCCAGGTGGAGAACGCCCTAAGGCGCATCGGCGGGGTGGAAGGGTTCGCCATGGACGCGCCCGCGCCGTCGCCCGTGGTCTGGAACTACCGCAACAAGATGGAGTTCGTCTTCGAGCAGCGGGCCGACGGCCTGCATCTGGGGCTGCGCGCCAACCTCCCGGCCGGGGAAAAGGGGCTGGCCCCGGTCCTGGACATCGAGGAGTGCCACCTTTGCGCCCGGCGGGACGTGGAAATCCTGCGCGCGGCCCGCGAGTTCGCCCGTGCCTCGGGGCTGCCCGCCTTCGATCCCTCGGAGAACAGCGGCTTCTGGCGGCACCTGGTCGTCCGCCACACCTCCCTCAACGAAATCATGGTCCATGTGATCACCGGCGAGGAGACGCGCCACTACGCCCGGGCCGAAGAACTGGGCAAGGCCCTGGTGGACCGTTTCCCGGACCTGACCTCGTTCGTCCATTCCTCGCGCGCCCGCCGCTCCCTGGCCGCCTCGGGCGAGAAGACGGTCTTCCGCCTGGGCGCCCGCGCGGTGGAGGAAATGGTCGAGCACGACGGCCGCCAAGCGCGCTACCATATCGGGCCCAACGCCTTTTTCCAGACCAACACGGCGGGAGCGGGCGAGCTGTTCGGCACGGTCCGCGAGTTCGGCGGGTTCACCGGGACCGAGACCGTGCTCGACCTCTACTGCGGCATCGGGGCCATCGGCATCTTCCTGGCGGACAAGGCGGCGCGGGTCATCGGCTTCGAGATCAGCGAGGAGGCCGTGGCCAAGGCGTGGTCCAGCGCCAAGCTCAACGGCCTGGACAACTGCGAGTTCGCGGTGGGCACCCTGGATACCGACGCCAACCTCAAGGCCTTGCCCGAGAACGACGTGCTGGTCATCGACCCGCCGCGGGCGGGCATGCACGAGAATACGGCCCGGGCCATCCTCGAACTGGCCCCCCCGAAGATCATCGCCGTGTCCTGCGATCCCGCCACTCTGGCCCGCGACGTGAAGCGGCTTTCGGAGAGGTACGAGCTCAAGCGCGCCCGCGCCGTGGACATGTTCCCGCACACCCACCACATCGAGACGGTGGCCCTGCTGGAATTGAAATAG